The following nucleotide sequence is from Sander vitreus isolate 19-12246 chromosome 11, sanVit1, whole genome shotgun sequence.
TTCATTATCCCACAAAACTgccatttttcatttgttttagctTTAATTATACTTTTGACTTCAGCTTTACTGTGTTTAATATCCATCTCTATATCAGGCAGCTCGGCTGCTTTCTTCGCACACTTATCTGCCAATTCATTACCTCCTACACCTATATGAGCTGGTACCCATATAAATGTAGTACTAATACCTGACTTAATCAGATAAGTCAACTGGAACCTCTGACAAAAGCCAAGGAGGAACAACTGTGCCATACTGTTTCACTTCCGTAGCCAGTGACATACTGAATACGAGGGATTTTTAAACCCTGGGTATTGCCTTTCAGGCAGGAGCCTATGCATACTGGTGAGGTCAtggatgtattgtattaaggTCGAGAGTCCTTCATCACGCAACCAGTTGTCCAGAGGGGTTCATTAAGGTGAgaacccctaaactgacacaaattagaccatgaCACCCCCACCCACTCCGTTTGATAAGATTTCGTCCCAGGGTCCTCCATtgattggatttttttcttttagatgttATATttcagaaagtgtatgaaaccaaTGACCaaatagtcatacattatgtcattgtgttacttatggatgaaaTTATAGTAAAAATAAGGATTCCCCTTTTTTCTGGGGACCCCTTGGAACCCACACAAGGACCCCTGGGGGGTCCCtggaccccactttgagaacaATTGATGTGGATGATTTCTGAGAAAGCTgtaccatttatttttttttattttttttttacatcatttaaaaaacacaagtgTAACAGTCTGTACACACAAAACTGCCCATGTACTGTATCATCGGTCCATGACAAATTTACCAAACACACAATTAgtcttatgaaaaaaaaaaaaaaaaagtccaaagttTGGTTGGAGTCTGCCCATTTCTTCTTGTGAATGTTGAATTttactgcacacaaaaacaccttTTTCAATCTCATTACCTTCAAAACATATAAGAATGTCTTTATTCTGAAATTGATTGGTTGGCCCAGTTTTCCTTCTTATAAAATGTTGAACATCAACCCAACATATTATGGTATACATACAGcgatacaaaataaatgacaaattgTTTGTTCTTCTGTTCATATAAAGTGCAAGAATATTAAATACTAAGTCTACATCTCCCGAATGTCTCCTGTGTCTCTTTTGCTGGATATATTTTTTGCGAGATTTTAAATTAACCCTCTTTAAAAGAAAGCTGTACCTgactatggatgtattaagagaacggtacCTGACAGGTCAGTTTCAGGTTATAATTTCGCACTGTTTCCGTGTTTCCCAGCTACGTGCCGGCTGCGTTGACTGGCGCACGCTTCTTGAAATACTGACGTCCCTGCCGCGCCATCTTTAGAAAACAGTGAGCCCAACACTGAATGAAACTTGATTTCCGTCGTTTTTGGGAGCTGCTCGCTACATGGAGTGATATCCTTGTTTTTCCAGGTGATGTGATTTCGCATTAACCACGTCTTGGCGATATATTTGTGTAGTTAATATGTCGAAATTGTATAGTTCACATCACGTAGAAGAATCCCTGTACATGTAATCTGACTGAGGCTAGGTTAACTTGCTAATGCTAACACCAGGCCTACCGTTAGGGTGACGGTGTGTCTACGTGAAACcataaagataaaataaaaaacgaaCATTATGTTTAAAATCCCCGCGTCGTCGCAGCGTTAACGCTACCTGTGTCAGTAACGTTTATGTTGTCCATTATATGGCAATTGGCAACGTTATTCATAAACACCTTATTATTAAACGTAAACTCAAAGTGCATTATATTGGaagacaaaatgtaaaaatataagtATGAGAACAaagcataaacaaaaaaaatacagtttttaagCATCAACACAACAAGCcctgtacaaaaacaaacaagcaattgtgaccacacacacacactgtaattaaGTTATTTAGAGCTAAATTATCTTTGTGTTTTCTATGTTTCTCCCCTCCAGGTGTTTGATCAGTAAAGGAGATCATGGGGATAAAGGTTCAGCGCACTCGGTGCTTCCTTGACATTGGCATCAGTAATGTGCTCGGTAAGAAGGACACCTCAACTTTCTGGCTACTTACTGATACATTCACTCAGTTGTCAGTTTATTAGGTAATTACAGCTAAATGACAATGCAGTCTAATATGACAGCCCTGTAATAAATGTTACCTCCGTTAATGGTGTACTAATTAGTTTGTCTACTGTTAGACTgttagagaggtgttgattcaactgtaTTGTCATTTTGGAGAATAtcatttgtgctgctgttgaattaTATTGCATACTAAAAATGGTTTCTAATATTTAGTCTACAATCATTGATATAATTAGGGTGGGCAGAAGGATTTCAGTAGGATATCTTGCAAATATGTTGTATTATACTGCATTAGTACTAATGTACTGACCACTGAAggtcattttcttttcatcatcATAAACGAAACTAACAATTCTCTTTCCTCACAGTCGGCAGAGTTGTGGTTGAATTGTTTTCAGACATCTGTCCCAAGACTTGTGAAAACTTCAGGTGCCTCTGCACAGGTGAATAATGGATTTCTACACAATAATGTGCCGGGAAATGTTTTACTTCATGGCACAGTTTTTAATATTGATAGCTGACAATGAACTGTGTTTCATTCAGGTGAAAAAGGCATTGGTAAAGGCACTATGAAACCCCTGCACTACAAAGGATGTCTGTTCCATCGAGTTGTAAAAGACTTCATGATTCAAGGAGGAGACTTCAGCGAAGGTGAGTTATGAACGTTTGGAGGATGTGAATGGTGCACTTAGTTTGTGAAGAGAGAGTTAGTGTTAAAAGCATCACAAAGCAGTCGGTTTTTACCTGCTACATACGCATGTATGGCGTCAGCATCTTAAAAGGAAAGCATCAACAAAGCTTAACATCAACCTAACCAAATCTATTTGTATAACCAGCAATTAGCAGACGTTTTATAATCCCATAAATCTCTTTCCTGTAGCAGCCCctttcttatgtttttatttcttctctgACATCGTAGGTAATGGACGAGGAGGCGAATCCATCTATGGAGGCTTTTTTGAAGGTAAAGAGTCCACTCACAGAGCTGCCAGTTGTTATCCAAACTGACGTTGGCTTCAAGATGGCAGTACAATCTTATCCTTTTCCCCCAGATGAAAGCTTTGCTGTTAAACACAACAAGGAGTACCTGTTGTCTATGGCCAATAGGGGCAAAGATACAAATGGCTCACAGTTTTTTATGTAAGCACCTTTCCTTTTATATTATAGATTTGAAGCATTATTAGTTTTATTCTGTCATCCTTTAGTCATACGAATAATTAAATGCCTTTTTGTCTTGAATGGCCTGCTGTAACACTTCAGAACAACAAAACCCTCACCACATCTGGATGGGTGAGTGCTGCTTCATCGCATCTAAAACTCTGAATGATTGCATTGTGTACAATATACACAAATATGTTTCACTTAGATCAACATAGCTAAAGCTCAACcccactattttttttttttcagtgtccaTGTGGTTTTCGGTCATGTGATTTCTGGCCAAGAGGTTGTTCAAACCATGGAGAACCAGAAAACGGATCCTAATAGCAGACCGTATGCTGACGTGAAAGTTTTGAACTGTGGAGAGCTTGTCCCTAAATCtaaaggtttgtttgtgtgaagcCTTTTCAGTACTTCAAAATAAGTTTCAAACGTCAACTTGTGATTTGTCTACTGTAGATTTGTATATAGCACTGCTTCTAAAACTCTCTTAAATGTTTGCAgcaaagaaagatgaaaaaaagagagagcgagCCTCTTCCAGTTCCAGCAGTAGCTCCAGCAACTCTGAGAGCTCATCACAGTCCTCCTCTGATTCTGAAGAATCTGAGAAGGAAtctaagaagaagaaaaagaaggcgaaaaagctaaaaaagaaagagaagaaggaaaagaaaaggtaCCTCATTTGTCACATTTGCACTGTCTGCAGTGTAAACAGTATCtagtgtctttttattctgaGCTGCAATGCTTTCATAGGTCAGAGGCTGAAAGTGCTGAAGAGAAAGAACAAGAAGAGGTGGTTACATCTACTGTACGTCCTGAAGAAATTCCACCCATCCCAGAGAACCGATTTCTCATGAGGAGGAGTCCCCAGGCGGTCCAGAAGCCAAAAGAGGAGGCTGAAAAGGTTCAGCCAAAAAAGGAGGAAAGGCCAAGAGAGAGGTTAGTTTGCTTCACAAACAGCCGATATGACATAATGAATAATGCCATTGTCTGGTAAATttcatgccttttttttctctctttagtGCTGGCATAACATATAATTCTCAATCATCATATCACAGAAGACTGGTGATGACACGGTCCGGGAGGAAGATAAAAGGCAGGGGTCCGAGGGTAATGAGAAGAGATTGGAATATGTCAAATAGCTTTTATAAGGCGGTGACACTTAAAATTGAATTTCACCAttcataaacattttaattgcagtTTTATAAAATGTCTGTCTTGGCCAGTGTTAGTTTCAGTTTGTTAAGAACAGAAGTAAGTGGTTTGTCCTTTTTCCCCATCCAGCGCTATCGGACTCCGTCACGCTCTCGTTCCAGGTCCAGAGATCGTTTTCGGCGCAGTGAAACCCCTCCACACTGGCGTCAGGAGATGCAACGGCAGAGGATGAGGGCAGTCACCGGAGAGCGCTGGATTAAGGGTGACAAGTAAGATAACCTCACTTTGACTTAATAAAGAGTACGTAAAAGTACAATtcacaaatgtaaaacaaaatttaaaaaaagaccatAAAATAAGGCTGCccatttaaaatgaattctGCCAGTCAAAGGCCTTGGCTTTCTTTAAATACAAACTTGCACATATTGACATCCCTTTAGTGTGCCTAGCAGTGATGAAATGTTTGACATAAAACAAGAAACCTTATCTGGGTGGGTACCTGAAATGTTTCCAGATATTAGTTGTGAATGAAATGCAAAGGCTGTTAGATTTCTATATTTTAAAGCTAATCAGTGTTATTAAACAAGAACATTCATTATGTAAGCAAATAATGAAACTGTTTTCTGAACTTTTGAGTTATGTTTCCAACAGATGATTATATTAGCTCAGAACATTATTTAAGGCTGTCACGTAGCTCCATAGTGGTGCCTGATGTCCGTTGTCATGTTCTGCAGGTGACATTTACTCTGCTCTTTTGAACAGAGGTGACATGAACGATGCCAAGGACGAGGCTGCTAAAGCTCCAAGAAGGGAAAGATGGACCGCTGACACAAAGCGCGAACACACAGTTGAGggtaaaaaagacaagaaaactcGGTCACATAGATCCAAAAGCAAAGAAGAGGACAATGATGAGAAGAATGAGAATCCTAGCAAACACAAGGCAAAGAAACGGGATAAATCCCAAAGCCGCAgtaaaagcagagaaaagagtAGGAGGTCTAAAAGCAGAGAGAAGGGTCACAAGCACAAAAGTGATGACAGAAGAGGTCGCTCAAAGAGCAAAGACCAAAATGTGAATAAGAAGGAAAAGGAGTCAGAGTCTGATCACAATAAAGATAGAACTAAGGGTCATGAGTCGGATAAAAAGCATAAAGAGGATACCAAAGGAAGAAATGGTGAGAGAACTagaacaaagtcacaaagtaaGGAAAGGCCAACAACAAAAGATGGGCACAGATCAAGCAGCAGGAACAGGGATAAGAGCGGACGTGCAGTGTCAAAAGATAAAGGagaaaaggacagagagaggggcagagaaCGTATTAGGAGTCAGGACAGACGACACAACAGTGAAAGGGAGAATAAGAAGCGAGGGACATCCAGGGATAAGGAACAGCGAACAAGAAGTCCAGAAAGAAATAAGCCGAGAGACTCCCACAGAGGCAGGCGCTCCAGAAGCAAGAGCAATAAGAGAGATCACAGCAAAGATCGGTCCTCTCATAGAAAGGACAAAGACAGAGAATCTGGCAACCAAAGGAGAAGACGTAGCAGCAGTTCTGAGAGCGATAGAGACGAGAGAAGGAAGAGTCAAAAGAGTCCAGATGGCAAACGGAGAAAAGCAAATAGTAGCTCCAGATCCAAAGACAGAAGAAGCCCGGCCAAACCAAGACCAGATAGTACAAAGGGCAGAGACCGAAACGACAGCAAGAGGAATAAATCGAGCTCAAGCTCTGACAGCGACTGAGCCTGTGATGAATTCCTAAAGGAATAGATTGGGAGTTTTAAAGCCTgtccctattttttttttttacccactatatatatatatatatatatatatagtgtgcaGCATCAGCTTTCCACCTGGAGTGGGACTTATTCAAAATCCTCATTCAGTGCATACAAACCCATTCCACAGTTTAGCCAAAGCTAACATGGTTATACAGAAGTCCGTCAAAGCTAATTTCCAAACTGTGAATACCACTCAAACCTGCAATGGCAGACTGTAGCATCATGTAAGCTTTGGCTGAACTATGGACTTCATTTTGGCACTGAATGGAAGTTGTGGattctttccccccccccccagtttaGAGGATATGTGACTGAAAAAGAAACCTGTCTACAGTGTGTACAGCATTAGCAGTAAGTACCAGGTCTTCTTTTCATTGTACATGACCAGAGGAGGTCCGTTTTTGAATTCTTGGATTCTTtagtaaattatattttgacTTTACAATAATTGCCATTTCAATTTTTACTGCAACCGAAATCTCCACCCCCCTcctgaaatgtattatttaacaCGGTTGGTTTTGGGGAAAAGGACCGTCTCTTAGCTTGGCAAATGTCTGATATTTACTGGTCATGTATTTTTACTACAACAATCAATCTGGAAGAAAACGCTCTTCATTTCGTGCATGCTTAGCCCTGTCCTTGTTTGATGGAATTTGTACattcataacttttttttttctttcttcttacaTCCATGACCTTGTACTGTAATCCTATTTGTTTACCCGTTTTGAGATAGCTCTGGTTTGttttttgaatgaaaaaaaaattcaatgtcATGCTGTAAGTACAACATAAAATCAATTTGTATAAATTGTGTCTTGTGCAAGTTGGTTTTAAGAAGAGCTCGACTGCCGTGTAGAATGAATTAAAGGCTCAACTTTGATTTTAATCAATTGTTTTAATATTCTGTAAATGCCTTCACAAATGCTATCTATCTATTGGAGGCCCAAACATTATTAGCAtccaaaatgaacaaaaatcaACAGTGATAACATTATTACAGCAAATTCCCACTGTACTGTCAACATGTCATCCAGTGTTAGGTTCAATTAACTTCAGTGGTGATTAATTGCTTGGTTCAGTGTTTAACTAGAGTCCATATTTTTAGACTCTTCTTTGCTTGGGTAAGTTGATACACGATATTCacagaacattttatttatttcaaaccaCAAATATGTCTGGAATTAATCTCACTGTAGCTGTCAAGCTTTCATGTTTCATTAGAGAATGTATGGAACATTACAGAAGTTTGTAATAAACTGTAGAGCATTCTGACTAAAACATTCAGACAACGTTGTCTAAAGCACGTATTACTCTCCATCATGTACCTGAAGAACACTTTGTAGAACATCCATGCAAAGGGTTTTGATTGTGTCCAAAATTGTTCCCTGTTTACCAAATGGTGTACTATAAGTGAATATTGTGCACTATATCTTGCTCTCAAAAATCTCAACTGGACAAAGAAAGTAGTCTCCATGACATGGAGGCCACCTTTTGTAAATAGTATATTTTGGGCAATTTCATGCCTTTATTAGTGAGATGAGAGGAAATGGAGAGAGATGGGAAGGACTCCCTGGCTTAACGCAAACCAGAAATGTTATGGTTCATATACGTTGCCTTTAACTCTAAATTTAAAAACTGCGGCATTACCCCTGCAAGGGATGACACAATATAATGACTATTCACAAGTGTCCAATGTCCCAAATTACTATTCACTACACAGCACACTATTGAGTGTCTATTATAAACGGAATAACGAATGAGTAAGCGAGGGAGTGATTTCAGACAGCCTCTGTCAAAACAtctaacataaacataaaaaacatttagtGTTAGTGTGTTCAACACTCTTGAAACCAGAATTGCCAGCTGGGAGTGACCTATGACCATGTAAACCCAAGTCTCCTCTTTGTATCTTGAATATCTACGGCCTCATTAAGCTTTTTAATGTTCTGGGTGGCACCAGAGACATATTTGGGCATTTGAGCACCAGTACAGTCCTGAACAAGGTATCTAGGCTTGACTCCATTAGAAATGGGAACAAGCCCTCCTCCAACCCCTTCCCCTGCGGCTTTGCAAAGTGGAAACACATTTCGCCGAGCCTCCGCCGCTGCGCTGATGATGTGCTGTGAATACTGTTGAAACAGGTTTTCCTCTTCAGCAATGAGCTCTGCGGTCTTTGCTTCAAACTCATGTTCCTCTCTTCTCAGCTGCTGATGCCGGGCACTTTTTTGAGCCTACATTTGGAAGGATGAAAGACGAATGTCAAACTACCACCAAACCAAAATTGTTTCATTTTTGCAATGATGTGTGACGGGTTTTAACATTACCATTTGTGTGGCATGGAATTCTTGTAGTTTTCTTCCATCTTCTTTGATCCTCTGAGCCTTCAGTTGTTGTTTCTCAGAAAATATTCCGTCAGCCTGTTTCTTGGCCTGAAGTCTGTCTCGGGTGTTCTGTTTGTCCGTTTTGTCCCTCTGCTCCTTTTCTAGTCTCTGATGAGACAGTTTGTGTTACAGGTTGTGAGAACATTTTGTTAGCTGCAGCTGGAGTCTCAGGTGAAACCAGATTTCACTGCAGCTATGCCACAAAAAAATATTcgacaaacttttttttttttaacccacaGGTCACAACCCCACATAAATGACTAGGTACTAGGTAGACGTTTAATATTAATGGTTTAACAAAAGCTTTATGCTCCAGTGACTTTGTATTTTGCAGGTGCAGCATCTGAACGTGTGTTACCAGGAATTCTCTGTGTGCAGCGATGGA
It contains:
- the ppig gene encoding peptidyl-prolyl cis-trans isomerase G isoform X2, whose product is MKPLHYKGCLFHRVVKDFMIQGGDFSEGNGRGGESIYGGFFEDESFAVKHNKEYLLSMANRGKDTNGSQFFITTKPSPHLDGVHVVFGHVISGQEVVQTMENQKTDPNSRPYADVKVLNCGELVPKSKAKKDEKKRERASSSSSSSSSNSESSSQSSSDSEESEKESKKKKKKAKKLKKKEKKEKKRSEAESAEEKEQEEVVTSTVRPEEIPPIPENRFLMRRSPQAVQKPKEEAEKVQPKKEERPRESAGITYNSQSSYHRRLVMTRSGRKIKGRGPRRYRTPSRSRSRSRDRFRRSETPPHWRQEMQRQRMRAVTGERWIKGDKGDMNDAKDEAAKAPRRERWTADTKREHTVEGKKDKKTRSHRSKSKEEDNDEKNENPSKHKAKKRDKSQSRSKSREKSRRSKSREKGHKHKSDDRRGRSKSKDQNVNKKEKESESDHNKDRTKGHESDKKHKEDTKGRNGERTRTKSQSKERPTTKDGHRSSSRNRDKSGRAVSKDKGEKDRERGRERIRSQDRRHNSERENKKRGTSRDKEQRTRSPERNKPRDSHRGRRSRSKSNKRDHSKDRSSHRKDKDRESGNQRRRRSSSSESDRDERRKSQKSPDGKRRKANSSSRSKDRRSPAKPRPDSTKGRDRNDSKRNKSSSSSDSD
- the ppig gene encoding peptidyl-prolyl cis-trans isomerase G isoform X1 codes for the protein MGIKVQRTRCFLDIGISNVLVGRVVVELFSDICPKTCENFRCLCTGEKGIGKGTMKPLHYKGCLFHRVVKDFMIQGGDFSEGNGRGGESIYGGFFEDESFAVKHNKEYLLSMANRGKDTNGSQFFITTKPSPHLDGVHVVFGHVISGQEVVQTMENQKTDPNSRPYADVKVLNCGELVPKSKAKKDEKKRERASSSSSSSSSNSESSSQSSSDSEESEKESKKKKKKAKKLKKKEKKEKKRSEAESAEEKEQEEVVTSTVRPEEIPPIPENRFLMRRSPQAVQKPKEEAEKVQPKKEERPRESAGITYNSQSSYHRRLVMTRSGRKIKGRGPRRYRTPSRSRSRSRDRFRRSETPPHWRQEMQRQRMRAVTGERWIKGDKGDMNDAKDEAAKAPRRERWTADTKREHTVEGKKDKKTRSHRSKSKEEDNDEKNENPSKHKAKKRDKSQSRSKSREKSRRSKSREKGHKHKSDDRRGRSKSKDQNVNKKEKESESDHNKDRTKGHESDKKHKEDTKGRNGERTRTKSQSKERPTTKDGHRSSSRNRDKSGRAVSKDKGEKDRERGRERIRSQDRRHNSERENKKRGTSRDKEQRTRSPERNKPRDSHRGRRSRSKSNKRDHSKDRSSHRKDKDRESGNQRRRRSSSSESDRDERRKSQKSPDGKRRKANSSSRSKDRRSPAKPRPDSTKGRDRNDSKRNKSSSSSDSD